CAAATCGCTTTACCTACATATCCTATTTTAATTCAAACTAAGGATTCACTTATTCTCATTGATACTGGTATGGGGAAAGATAAATTAACAGAAAAACAAAAAAGAAATTTTGGCGTAGATTATGAAAGTGATATCACTTCAGATTTAGCAGATTTAAACTTTACATTGGATGATATTGATGCAGTGGTTATGACTCACATGCATTTTGATCACGCTTGTGGTTTGACTACAAAAGATGGTGATGTCGTATTTAAAAATGCTACGCATTATATACAGCAAGATGAATGGCATGAGTTTCAAAGTCCAAATATTAGAAGTAAATCAACTTATTGGGCGAAAAACAATGGTAGTTTCCAAAAAAACTTGATTTTATTTGACAAAGAAATTGAAGTCTATCCTGGAATAAAAGTTTACCACACCGGAGGACATAGTTTTGGGCATGCTATTGTCACGATCGAGAGTGACGATGAGAAAGCTGTGCATATGGGTGATATCATGCCGACAAATGCACATACTAATCCATTATGGGTAACAGCTTATGATGATTATCCAATGCAATCTATTCGAGAAAAAGAAAGATTAACGCCATACTTTATTCATCATGGTTATTGGTTTTTATTCTACCATGACGAGAATTATTTCGCGGTTAAATATGATACACATGATACGCAAAGCATTGTTGACTCAATTAAACGCAAATAAAAAGAGGTAATGACTATGTCGTTACCTCAAATTCATTTTCGATGATATCTATAACCGCACCTGTTTTGGCATCGACGTAAAAATCATAATACGTAAAACGATCATTATTAAAAGTAGTGATGCCTCCACGATAAACATTATAAATTGTATTGTCTTTTTGATGAGTCATTGGTTCTTCTAGTATATAAGAACCGACTACATGCATAAAGTACGTCTTAACTTCATTCAAAACTTTATTAGGGTTAATAAATTTCTGTGTTAATAATTTATTGACTACAAAAAGACAACTTATAAGTAAAATAGCGATAACAGATATAAAAATAAGCCATGATTTTTTGTTTATCATATTTAAATACCCCCAAATAATCATAATATTAGTTTATCACAATGCGAATGATATAATAACTATTAAGGAGTGAATGAAAGTGCAAATTGACAAAAATAAGACTTTAGAACGAATGAAAACTTTAACTGAATTACATGGCGCGCCAGGTTTTGAAAGTGATGTTAAAAATTATATCAAAGAACAACTTACGCCTTATGTAGATGATTTTGTATTTGATCGTATGGGCGGTATTTATGGCGTGAAAAAATCTAAAAAAAGTAATAGTAAACGTGTGATGGTGGCTGCTCATATGGATGAAGTTGGCTTTATGATAACAAGTATTACCGACAATGGCATGCTCAAGTTTACCAATTTGGGCGGTGTAGCTTCTGATATATGGCAAGCACAACGGTTAAAAGTTAAATCAAGATCGGGTGAAGAAATTACGGGAATAGTATCGAATATCCCTAAACACTTTAGAACAGGTGCAGAAGGTGCACCTAAAATAGAGGATTTGCTATTAGATATCGGTTGCGAATCTGCTGAAGAAGTGAGAGCTAAAAATATCGAAATAGGTGATTCTATCGTTCCTGATACACCTTTTACTCAACTATCAGAGTATAGATATGGTAGTAAAGCATGGGATAATCGATATGGTTGTTTAATTGGCATAGAATTATTAGAATTATTAAAAGATGTAGAATTAGATGTCGATTTATACGTTGGTGCTAATGTTCAAGAAGAAGTTGGTTTGAGAGGTGCTAAAGCTGCTACAGAATTAATTAAACCTGATGTAGCTTTCGTAGTGGATTGTTCTCCTGCTAATGATATGAAAGGTAAGAATGAATTATCTGGCGCATTAGGCCAGGGGACTTTAATTAGAATTAAAGACGGTACGATGATTTTAAAGCCAACATTTAGAGACTACTTGTTAGATATAGCTACAAATTATGATATAAATCATCAATACTATATCTCCCCAGGCGGCACTGATGGGGGAGAAATCCACAAAGCTAACGAAGGTGTGCCAACTGCCGTTATAGGTGTTTGTGCAAGATATATCCATAGTACAAACACTATTTTTGATTATCGAGATTACGAAGCGGCACGGACATTATTATCAAAATGTATCGAAAATATAAATAATCATAAAATTGAACAACTACAATATCAATAATGAATGAGGTGGAATAATGGAAAAATTAACTAATGAACAACAATTTGAAGATTTAAAAAAACAACAAACAGTATTTTTATTTACTGCGGATTGGTGTCCAGACTGTAAAGTGATTGAACCGGACTTACCACAGTTAGAAGAGAAATATGCAAACTATCAATTTATATCTGTTGATAGAGATCAGTTTTTGGATATTTGTATTGATCATGGAATAATGGGTATTCCTAGTTTCTTAGTATACAAAAATGGCGATCAACTAGGTAGCTATATAGGTAAAGAACGAAAATCAATAGAACAAATAGATGATTTCTTAGCTTCATTATAAAATGTAGTAGTTGTATGTTAGACTATAAAAGTTATAAAACTATACCCTTAGAACACATATTTTTTCTGTTCCTAAGGGTATATTTATTGTAAAATATATGAAGGCATTAAATTAGGAGTGTTAACTTATGAATGTATTTCTAATGAGAGATAAGTTAAAATCACGTTTAGAACATTTAGATGTTAAATTTAATTTTAATCGTGAAGATGAGACTTTACGGATATATAGAACAGACAATGGTAAAGGCGTTACGATTAAACTTAATTCAATTGTAGCTAAATACAAACAACAAAATGATAAAATAATAGAAGAAATCGTATACTACGTAGAAGAAGCAATAGGGCAGATGAAAGATACCTCTGTATCTGAATTAGAAGATATTCAAGTGATGCCCGTATTACGTTCTCCTAGTTTCGACAAAGAAGACAAAGAGGGTAATCCATTTGTTATTGAACCACACACTGCAGAAACTAATATTTATTATGCGCTAGATTTAGGCAAATCGTATCGCTTAATTGATGAAACTATGTTAGAACAGCTTAATGTTACGCAACAACAATTGAAAGAAATGGCATTATTTAACGTTAGAAAGCTAACGAATTCATATACTACTGATGAAGTTAAAGGTAATATCTTTTACTTTATAAATTCAAATGATGGTTATGATGCCAGTAGAATATTAAATACAAGTTATTTAAATGAATTTGAAAAACAATGTGAAGGCGAAATGTTAGTGGCTATACCACACCAAGACGTCTTAATTATTGCGGATATAAGAAACAAAACGGGTTATGATGTGATGGCACATTTAACAATGGAATTCTTTACTAAAGGTCTAGTACCGATAACATCATTATCATTTGGATATGAAAGTGGTCACTTAGAACCTATATTTATATTAGGTAAAAATAATAAACAAAAAAGAGACCCAAATGTTATTCAAAGATTAGAAGCGACACGTAAAGAATATGAAAATAAAGATAAAGAATAAGGAGAATTAATTTTATGAATCTATTTTATAATAAAGAAAAAGTAGGTGACGTTGCCTTTTTACAAATTGTTCCTCAAGAGGGGCCTTTCAATTATGAAATTAGAGGCGATATTGTACAAATTACTACTGATGATGAAGTAGTGGGCTACAACATCTTTAATGCGTCTAGTATTGTTAATATTGACGGCAATGGGCACGTTAAATTAACAGATGAAGTTGTTAACAAACTCAATCAGGCGATAAACAAAGCAGGATTTGCACATGAATTAGATGCTGATTTATCACCCAAATTTGTCGTAGGCTATGTCAAGACTAAAGATAAGCATCCCGATGCTGATAAATTAAGTGTATTATCTGTTGATATAGGTAAGGACACTTTACAAATTGTTTGTGGTGCCCCAAATGTAGAAGCCGGACAAAAAGTTGTTATAGCTAAAGTTGGTGCCGTGATGCCTAGTGGTATGGTCATTAAAGATGCAGCATTAAGAGGCGTTGCATCTAGTGGTATGGTATGTTCAATGAAAGAACTTAATTTACCCAATGCGCCACAAGAAAAAGGTATTATGGTATTGTCAGATGAGTACGAAATAGGGCAACCGTTTTTTGAATAAAATTAGGAGGTAATGTCAATATGAGCTGGTTCGACAAATTATTTGGAGAAGAGAAAGACTCAAATGAAGACTATCTAAATAACAGAAATAAACGTCGTCAAAAAGCTAACCAAAGTGATGAGCAAGACACATTACTTCCTCAGAATAATGATGTATATGATCGCCCTAGAGGTAAATTCAGATTTCCAATGCATGTGATTGAAGAATCTAAACAACATGATAACAATGTAGATCAAAACGACAATCATTCAAATGATGATACTTATGGTTATAGAGATGAATCTCAAGTATATAAGCAGGTGGATAATAAGCGTCACAGAAGACGTCGCGAGGATGTTCGTCAAAGTAAGCAACATCAAACTAAAAATAGTAATTCATCACAGTATGAGGAGCCATCCCATACTAAAAAATCACGCGTTAGAATACAGACTGAGGTATTAAAAACTCAATCTGCTGCTAATAAAAGTGAAAATACG
The genomic region above belongs to Staphylococcus durrellii and contains:
- a CDS encoding YtnP family quorum-quenching lactonase, translated to MKLGHFNIHQLNGGITNIDGGAMFGVVPKPLWTKKYNVNNKNQIALPTYPILIQTKDSLILIDTGMGKDKLTEKQKRNFGVDYESDITSDLADLNFTLDDIDAVVMTHMHFDHACGLTTKDGDVVFKNATHYIQQDEWHEFQSPNIRSKSTYWAKNNGSFQKNLILFDKEIEVYPGIKVYHTGGHSFGHAIVTIESDDEKAVHMGDIMPTNAHTNPLWVTAYDDYPMQSIREKERLTPYFIHHGYWFLFYHDENYFAVKYDTHDTQSIVDSIKRK
- a CDS encoding PepSY domain-containing protein — its product is MINKKSWLIFISVIAILLISCLFVVNKLLTQKFINPNKVLNEVKTYFMHVVGSYILEEPMTHQKDNTIYNVYRGGITTFNNDRFTYYDFYVDAKTGAVIDIIENEFEVTT
- a CDS encoding M42 family metallopeptidase, producing MQIDKNKTLERMKTLTELHGAPGFESDVKNYIKEQLTPYVDDFVFDRMGGIYGVKKSKKSNSKRVMVAAHMDEVGFMITSITDNGMLKFTNLGGVASDIWQAQRLKVKSRSGEEITGIVSNIPKHFRTGAEGAPKIEDLLLDIGCESAEEVRAKNIEIGDSIVPDTPFTQLSEYRYGSKAWDNRYGCLIGIELLELLKDVELDVDLYVGANVQEEVGLRGAKAATELIKPDVAFVVDCSPANDMKGKNELSGALGQGTLIRIKDGTMILKPTFRDYLLDIATNYDINHQYYISPGGTDGGEIHKANEGVPTAVIGVCARYIHSTNTIFDYRDYEAARTLLSKCIENINNHKIEQLQYQ
- a CDS encoding thioredoxin family protein, with the translated sequence MEKLTNEQQFEDLKKQQTVFLFTADWCPDCKVIEPDLPQLEEKYANYQFISVDRDQFLDICIDHGIMGIPSFLVYKNGDQLGSYIGKERKSIEQIDDFLASL
- a CDS encoding DUF1444 domain-containing protein, whose product is MNVFLMRDKLKSRLEHLDVKFNFNREDETLRIYRTDNGKGVTIKLNSIVAKYKQQNDKIIEEIVYYVEEAIGQMKDTSVSELEDIQVMPVLRSPSFDKEDKEGNPFVIEPHTAETNIYYALDLGKSYRLIDETMLEQLNVTQQQLKEMALFNVRKLTNSYTTDEVKGNIFYFINSNDGYDASRILNTSYLNEFEKQCEGEMLVAIPHQDVLIIADIRNKTGYDVMAHLTMEFFTKGLVPITSLSFGYESGHLEPIFILGKNNKQKRDPNVIQRLEATRKEYENKDKE
- the ytpR gene encoding YtpR family tRNA-binding protein, with the translated sequence MNLFYNKEKVGDVAFLQIVPQEGPFNYEIRGDIVQITTDDEVVGYNIFNASSIVNIDGNGHVKLTDEVVNKLNQAINKAGFAHELDADLSPKFVVGYVKTKDKHPDADKLSVLSVDIGKDTLQIVCGAPNVEAGQKVVIAKVGAVMPSGMVIKDAALRGVASSGMVCSMKELNLPNAPQEKGIMVLSDEYEIGQPFFE